CGACGGCGATGATGACGCCGAGGTCGGAAAACTCGGGCGGCGGCGACTCGCGGCGGATTGCGCCGAAGATCAGAATCTCGGAGCCGGTGAAGGTTGCGGAAATCGCGACCTCGTCCTGCGACAGGCCGAGCACGATTTCTTCCTGCGCGCGCGCTGACAGGGCCGTCAGGCAGAGGGTGAGTATCGCGAGGAGCCGGATCATTCGCCTGTCCCCAGCGAGTAGACATCAAGCGGCGTGATCACGAGGTCGAGGCCGAGCTTGATGCACACCAGCAGAACCAGCGCGGCGAGCAGGATGCGGAGCTGTTCGGCTTTCAGTTTGGCGCCGATGCGGGTGCCGAACTGTGCGCCGATCACGCCGCCGATCAGCAGCAGAAGCGCCAGCACGATATCGACGGTGTGGTTGGTGATCGCGTGCATCATCGTCGTGTAGGCGGACACGAAGATGATCTGGAACAGCGAGGTGCCGATCACAACCTTGGTCGGCATGCCCAGCAGGTAGATCATCGCGGGCACCATGATAAAGCCGCCACCAACGCCCATGATTGCGGAGAGGATACCGACGAAAACGCCGACCATCAGCGGCGGGATCACCGAAATATAGAGACCGGAGATGCGGAACTTCACCTTGAAGGGCAGGTTGTGGACCCAGTTGTGACGGCGGCGCTTTTTGGCTCCCTTGCGCCCACTTTTGCGCAAGGCGTTGAGGCTCTCGACGAACATCAGGCCGCCGACGATGCCGAGGAACACAACGTAGCAAAGGTTCACGAGCAGATCGACTTGGCCCGCTGCCTTGAGCAGGTTGAAGATCTGCACCCCGATCGTGGAGCCGATCAGGCCCCCGATCAGCAGGACCGTCCCCATCCAGTAATCGACGCCCTTGCGTTTGATATGCCCGAAGAGGGCGGAAACGGAGGACGCGACGATCTGGTTGGCAGAGGTGGCAACCGCAACAGCGGGCGGAATGCCGACAAAGAACAGCAGCGGAGTAATAAGGAAGCCGCCGCCCACGCCGAACATGCCGGAGAGCACACCAACAAGGCCACCAATCCCGAGCAGGAGGTAGATGTTGACTGAGATTTCGGCAATCGGGAGGTAGATTTGCATGTCCCGTCCGGTCTTTGAGCTTGTTTCGAACAAGACTCGTTATCCGGCGAGTGTCAAACCCATTGCCCCCGAAAAATGCAGAAATCTGTAATTGAAGATATAAGTGATCGTTATGTCTTGGTTGTAGCCTGACGGATCAGGCGTCCGAGCCGTCCGATGCCTTCGTCAATCTGGTCGGGCAGGGCGCAGGAGAAAGACAACCTTATTCCATTGCCGTTCGCGCTATCCGCGTAGAATGCCCGTCCCGGTACGAAAGCGAATTTTTCGGTCTTTAACGACTCGGCAAGAAGGTCCGCTCCGTCAATATCTTGGGGCAGGGTCACCCAGATGAACATTCCGCCTTCGGGGCGGGTCCACGATACATTATCGGGCATTTCCCGTTCGAGCGCCGCCAGCATGTGATCGCGGCGCGATTTGTATGTTTTCCGGATCAGTTCGACCTGTTTGCCGAACGTGGCGCGGGCCACGCGGTTGATGGCGATCTGGTTGAGCGAGGCGGAGTGCAGGTCGGCGGCCTGCTTGATAAGGACCAGACGCTGGATGACTTCCTTGGCGGCGACGACCCAGCCGACGCGCAAACCGGGGGCGAGGGTTTTGGAGAAGCTGCCGCAATATATAGTGCGGCAATCCTCGATCGTGCCGCGCTTTTCGATCTCCATCGCGAGGACGGACGGCTGCGGTTCGCCGTCATAACGGAGGCTCTGATAGGCGGCGTCCTCAATGAACGGGATGTCGAGCGCCTCGCTGAGGTCAAGCAACCCCTGACGCTCACGGCGGTTCATTGTCATGCCGGTCGGGTTCGCGAAATCGACGGAGGCGTAGGCGAATTTGACCGCGCCGCCGTTTGCCGCGGCTGTGTCGCGATAGTCATCCGCCGTGCGGTTCGACGCCGGATCGAGGCGGTCGTAGTGTGGCTCGTAGGCGTTGAAGGCACCAAGCGCGCCCATGTAGGTCGGCCACGTGACCAGCGCGGTGTCATTGGGCGACAGGAAGAGCTTGCCCAGATAGTCCAGAGCCTGCTGCGAGCCAGAGGTGATGAGGATGTTGTCGATATCGCAGGGAATCCCGATCTCGCCCATCTGCCCAGCCAGCCATTCGCGGAGCGGCTTAAAACCTTCGGACACACTATACTGTAGCGCCTGTTGTCCCTCGGCGGTGGAGAACACATCAGCGAAGGCATCCGAGAACGCTTCGGTGGGGAAAAGGGCAGGGTCGGGAATGCCGCCGGCAAAGGAAATGATGTTGGGCTGGTCGAGCAGTTTGAGCAGCTCCCTGATTTCCGACGCCTTCATTCGCGATTGCCTGCTGGCAAAGACCTGTGCCCAGTCCATTGATTCCTCCTGCGGATTGAGCGCAGAGGACACCTTGGAGAATTTTAAGTCAATAGTTATGACCTACCTGCCACGCCGAAATGTCGCACTCGCCTTGCACATCGACGCCCCGATGATTTGATCTAACTCAAAGTAGACGCGCAAAACATGTGGCTTATGGGTTTTACGGCGCCCCTGGATACAACCTCCCCTGTGTTCGGGGTGCGCCATTTTACCTCGGCTTAATAGCCCTTTCGAATATTGCCGTATTTGTCGGAAACGACTAGAACCGCTCCCAAAGTCGGTGGGCGGAGTGTGACTCGGCCTGCCTGTTGGAATTTACCAATTCGGGAGAGCCACATGGCAGATGCAGCCATTCATGGCCATGAACACCACGACGAGAGAGGCTTCTTCACTCGTTGGTTCATGTCCACCAACCACAAGGACATCGGGATCCTTTACCTGTTCGTAGCAGGTATCGTAGGTTTCATCTCGGTTCTGTTCACCGTTTATATGCGTCTCGAACTGATGCATCCGGGCGTTCAGTACATGTGCCTTGAGGGCGCACGTTTCATCGCCAGCGAGGCGACCTGTACGCCGAACGGCCACCTCTGGAACGTGATGATCACCTATCACGGCGTCCTGATGATGTTCTTCGTCGTCATTCCGGCTCTGTTCGGCGGCTTCGGCAACTACCTGATGCCGCTGCAGATCGGCGCTCCGGACATGGCTTTCCCGCGCATGAACAACCTGTCGTTCTGGATGTACGTTGCAGGTGTCGGACTCGGCGTTGCCTCGATGTTCGCACCGGGCGGCGACGGCCAGTCCGGTTCGGGTATCGGCTGGGTTCTCTACCCGCCGCTCTCGACCCAGGAAGCAGGCTACTCGACCGACCTCGCGATCTTCGCAGTCCACGTTTCGGGTGCTTCGTCGATCCTCGGCGCCATCAACATCATCACCACCTTCCTGAACATGCGCGCACCGGGCATGACCCTGCACAAGGTTCCGCTGTTCGCTTGGTCGGTCTTCGTGACCGCATGGCTGATCCTTCTGTCGCTGCCGGTTCTGGCTGGCGCGATCACCATGCTGCTGATGGACCGTAACTTCGGTACTTCGTTCTTCCAGCCTGCTGGCGGCGGTGACCCGATCCTCTACCAGCATATCCTGTGGTTCTTCGGCCACCCGGAAGTCTACATCATCATCAT
Above is a window of Marivivens aquimaris DNA encoding:
- a CDS encoding sulfite exporter TauE/SafE family protein codes for the protein MQIYLPIAEISVNIYLLLGIGGLVGVLSGMFGVGGGFLITPLLFFVGIPPAVAVATSANQIVASSVSALFGHIKRKGVDYWMGTVLLIGGLIGSTIGVQIFNLLKAAGQVDLLVNLCYVVFLGIVGGLMFVESLNALRKSGRKGAKKRRRHNWVHNLPFKVKFRISGLYISVIPPLMVGVFVGILSAIMGVGGGFIMVPAMIYLLGMPTKVVIGTSLFQIIFVSAYTTMMHAITNHTVDIVLALLLLIGGVIGAQFGTRIGAKLKAEQLRILLAALVLLVCIKLGLDLVITPLDVYSLGTGE
- a CDS encoding aminotransferase-like domain-containing protein — encoded protein: MDWAQVFASRQSRMKASEIRELLKLLDQPNIISFAGGIPDPALFPTEAFSDAFADVFSTAEGQQALQYSVSEGFKPLREWLAGQMGEIGIPCDIDNILITSGSQQALDYLGKLFLSPNDTALVTWPTYMGALGAFNAYEPHYDRLDPASNRTADDYRDTAAANGGAVKFAYASVDFANPTGMTMNRRERQGLLDLSEALDIPFIEDAAYQSLRYDGEPQPSVLAMEIEKRGTIEDCRTIYCGSFSKTLAPGLRVGWVVAAKEVIQRLVLIKQAADLHSASLNQIAINRVARATFGKQVELIRKTYKSRRDHMLAALEREMPDNVSWTRPEGGMFIWVTLPQDIDGADLLAESLKTEKFAFVPGRAFYADSANGNGIRLSFSCALPDQIDEGIGRLGRLIRQATTKT
- a CDS encoding cytochrome c oxidase subunit I — protein: MADAAIHGHEHHDERGFFTRWFMSTNHKDIGILYLFVAGIVGFISVLFTVYMRLELMHPGVQYMCLEGARFIASEATCTPNGHLWNVMITYHGVLMMFFVVIPALFGGFGNYLMPLQIGAPDMAFPRMNNLSFWMYVAGVGLGVASMFAPGGDGQSGSGIGWVLYPPLSTQEAGYSTDLAIFAVHVSGASSILGAINIITTFLNMRAPGMTLHKVPLFAWSVFVTAWLILLSLPVLAGAITMLLMDRNFGTSFFQPAGGGDPILYQHILWFFGHPEVYIIIIPGFGIISHVIATFSRKPIFGYLPMVYAMVAIGVLGFVVWAHHMYTVGMSLTQQSYFMMATMVIAVPTGVKIFSWIATMWGGSVEFRSPMLWAFGFLFLFTVGGVTGIVLSQAPIDRAYHDTYYVVAHFHYVMSLGAVFAIFAGIYFYLPKFSGRAAPEWAAKLHFWMMFIGANLTFFPQHFLGRQGMPRRYIEYPEAFATWNLVSSIGAFIAFASFCFFIGVLAYTLLAGRRETRPNPYNEFADTLEWTLPSPPPEHTFEILPKQEDWDKGHSH